One Chromatiaceae bacterium genomic region harbors:
- a CDS encoding DUF3683 domain-containing protein produces MSISQHQRIREIPYNYTSFSDREIVIRFLGQEMWDLIEDLRGTRRTGRSARMLFEVLGDMWVVTRNPYLQDDLLEDDKRRELLINALRHRLDQFERRLNENAQASRLLAAAREAVRDFGQGLMDLRSRRGDLHRALAGITRRDNLDFGGLTRVAHATDATDWRVEMPFVVITPDTEAEVAPIVRACLDCGLSLIPRGGGTGYTGSAVPLDPWCAVINTEKLDAIAAVERCSLPDRAGEWPTLWCGAGAITRRVAEVAEGAGLVFAVDPTSQDASTIGGNIAMNAGGKKAVLWGTTLDNLVSWRLVTPDADWLEVERLGHNLGKIHDQAEVRFRISRFGPDGQTPKGEPELLTLPGQTFRKAGLGKDVTDKFLAGLPGVQKEGCDGLITSARFLLHRMPAQTRTLCMEFFGADLSLAVPAILEIKEYIDTLPEVQIAGLEHLDERYLRALDYSTKAARAELPKMVLLADLVADDEGRVTAAAERVVALTQGRQGEAFIAVSPEARRRFWLDRARTAAISRHTNAFKINEDVVIPLERLADYSRAIERINIEQSIANKQRILEALQDYVETEMPEARVWPGFEDSAESQAILDARRGAARQVLEETHRRWGQILALLDAPAVNHANLLGEIEQARVQAGDSLLDLLLRRDLRQSLRQEVRQRLDEIFSGQDMAAVRERLAAIHARVREARLFVALHMHAGDGNVHTNIPVHSSDYAMLHEADRMVARIMALATGLGGVISGEHGIGLTKIQFLEPEKLAAFVRYKQAVDPAGRFNPGKLMPGSGLEGAYTPSLRLVSQEAIILEETELGALNEDIKHCLRCGKCKPVCMTHVPRANLHYSPRNKILGTGLIIEAFLYEEQTRRGLSGRHFAEMNDLADHCTVCHKCQPPCPVKIDFGEVTTRLRRILVDRRQKRFSPGAWAAMRFLDAKDPRAIRLLRIGLATWGFRGLNLASALTRRLGLYRRQEPPAATTGQPQAVTLAKELLRRSIRVKVPKRTFRQILGLEDATQVPILRNPIRNPEEMEAVFYFPGCGSDRLFSDIGLATLALLYEQGVQTVLPPGYLCCGYPQSAGGYEAQGRRLTMENRVLFHRIANTLNYLDIRTVVVSCGTCMDQLLQYEFERIFPGCRLLDIHEYLMERGVTLAGGALPQRRAEAAPVTAGVESWTRGGSGIQYLYHDPCHSPMKTHAPLKVAASLLGQPVTLTDRCCGEAGTLGTARPDIASQLRYRKEESLVQGIRALTGRDRAQGDVKLLTACPACQQGLAKFGDETGLTTEYIIVELANQRLGRGWEKQFLDRVGGVGIERVLL; encoded by the coding sequence ATGTCTATCTCTCAACATCAGCGCATCCGCGAGATTCCCTACAACTACACATCCTTTTCCGACCGGGAGATTGTGATCCGCTTCCTGGGCCAGGAAATGTGGGACCTGATCGAGGATTTACGGGGGACGCGGCGCACGGGGCGCTCGGCGCGCATGCTCTTCGAGGTCCTGGGGGACATGTGGGTGGTGACCCGCAACCCCTACCTGCAGGATGATCTGCTGGAGGACGACAAGCGCCGGGAACTCCTGATCAATGCCTTGCGCCACCGCCTCGATCAATTCGAGCGGCGCCTCAATGAAAACGCCCAGGCGTCGCGCCTCCTGGCGGCGGCCCGGGAAGCAGTGCGGGATTTTGGGCAGGGGCTGATGGATCTGCGCTCACGGCGCGGTGACCTGCATCGGGCTCTGGCCGGCATCACGCGCCGGGATAACCTGGACTTTGGTGGTCTAACACGGGTAGCCCACGCCACGGACGCCACCGACTGGCGCGTGGAGATGCCCTTCGTCGTCATCACCCCGGACACGGAGGCCGAGGTCGCCCCCATCGTCCGCGCCTGTCTGGATTGTGGGCTGAGTCTGATTCCGCGCGGCGGCGGCACCGGCTATACGGGTTCGGCCGTGCCCCTGGACCCTTGGTGCGCCGTGATCAATACCGAAAAGCTGGACGCCATTGCCGCGGTGGAGCGCTGCTCCCTGCCGGATCGGGCGGGAGAATGGCCGACCCTCTGGTGTGGCGCCGGTGCTATCACCCGCCGGGTCGCTGAGGTGGCGGAGGGGGCGGGACTGGTCTTCGCCGTGGACCCCACCTCCCAGGACGCCTCCACCATTGGCGGCAACATCGCCATGAACGCGGGTGGCAAAAAGGCGGTGCTGTGGGGCACCACCCTGGACAACCTGGTCTCCTGGCGCCTGGTGACACCGGATGCCGACTGGCTGGAGGTGGAGCGCCTGGGCCACAACCTGGGCAAAATCCATGACCAGGCCGAGGTGCGGTTCCGCATCTCCCGCTTCGGGCCGGATGGGCAAACCCCAAAGGGTGAGCCCGAGCTCCTGACCCTGCCGGGCCAGACCTTCCGCAAGGCGGGCCTGGGCAAGGACGTTACCGACAAGTTCCTCGCTGGCCTGCCGGGGGTGCAGAAGGAGGGCTGCGATGGTCTCATCACTTCCGCCCGTTTCCTGCTGCACCGGATGCCGGCGCAGACACGCACCCTCTGCATGGAGTTTTTCGGCGCCGATCTCTCCCTGGCGGTGCCGGCCATTCTGGAGATCAAGGAATACATCGACACCCTGCCCGAGGTCCAGATAGCCGGTCTGGAGCATCTGGACGAGCGCTACCTGCGTGCCCTGGACTATTCCACCAAGGCGGCCCGCGCCGAGTTGCCGAAGATGGTGCTGCTCGCCGACCTGGTTGCCGATGACGAGGGCCGGGTGACCGCCGCCGCCGAGCGGGTGGTGGCCTTGACCCAGGGCCGCCAGGGGGAGGCCTTTATCGCCGTCAGCCCCGAGGCCCGTCGCCGGTTTTGGCTCGATCGTGCCCGGACCGCCGCCATCTCCCGCCACACCAATGCCTTCAAGATCAACGAGGATGTGGTGATACCGCTGGAACGGCTGGCGGACTATTCGCGGGCCATCGAGCGGATCAATATCGAGCAGTCCATCGCCAACAAGCAGCGGATTCTGGAGGCCCTCCAGGACTATGTGGAGACTGAAATGCCGGAGGCTCGTGTCTGGCCGGGCTTCGAAGACTCCGCCGAATCCCAGGCCATTTTGGACGCCAGGCGCGGGGCGGCCCGTCAGGTGCTGGAGGAGACGCATCGCCGTTGGGGCCAGATCCTGGCCCTGCTCGATGCTCCGGCGGTGAATCACGCCAACCTCCTGGGGGAAATAGAGCAGGCGCGGGTCCAGGCGGGCGACAGCCTGTTGGATTTGCTCCTGCGCCGCGACCTGCGTCAGTCCCTGCGCCAGGAGGTCCGTCAGCGCCTGGACGAGATCTTCAGCGGCCAGGACATGGCCGCGGTGCGGGAACGGCTCGCCGCCATCCATGCCCGGGTCCGGGAGGCGCGCCTTTTCGTGGCCCTGCATATGCATGCGGGCGATGGCAATGTCCACACCAATATCCCGGTGCATTCCTCGGACTACGCCATGCTGCACGAGGCCGACCGCATGGTGGCCCGCATCATGGCCTTGGCGACCGGTCTGGGGGGGGTGATCTCCGGTGAGCACGGTATCGGGCTAACCAAGATCCAGTTTCTGGAGCCCGAAAAACTGGCGGCCTTCGTCCGCTATAAGCAGGCCGTGGATCCGGCGGGGCGCTTCAACCCGGGCAAGCTGATGCCGGGCTCGGGTCTCGAGGGCGCCTATACGCCCTCGCTCCGGCTGGTGAGCCAGGAGGCCATCATCCTGGAGGAAACGGAACTCGGCGCCCTCAACGAGGATATCAAGCACTGCCTGCGCTGCGGCAAGTGTAAGCCGGTCTGCATGACCCATGTACCCCGCGCCAACCTGCATTATTCGCCGCGCAATAAGATCCTCGGCACCGGCCTCATCATCGAGGCCTTCCTGTACGAGGAGCAGACACGCCGGGGTCTGTCGGGGCGCCATTTCGCCGAGATGAACGATCTGGCGGACCACTGCACCGTCTGCCATAAATGTCAGCCCCCCTGCCCGGTCAAGATCGACTTTGGCGAGGTGACGACGCGTTTGCGTCGCATCCTGGTAGACCGACGCCAAAAGCGCTTCAGCCCCGGCGCCTGGGCCGCTATGCGCTTCCTCGACGCCAAGGACCCCCGCGCCATCCGCCTGCTGCGTATCGGTCTAGCCACCTGGGGTTTTCGAGGCCTCAATCTCGCCAGCGCCCTGACCCGGCGTCTGGGCCTGTATCGGCGCCAGGAACCCCCGGCGGCGACCACGGGGCAACCCCAGGCCGTCACCCTGGCAAAGGAGTTATTGCGCCGGTCTATCCGTGTCAAGGTGCCGAAAAGGACCTTTCGCCAAATCCTGGGCCTGGAGGATGCCACCCAGGTGCCCATTCTGCGGAATCCCATACGTAATCCGGAGGAAATGGAGGCCGTTTTCTACTTCCCCGGCTGCGGCTCCGATCGCCTCTTCTCGGATATCGGCCTGGCTACCTTGGCGCTCCTCTATGAGCAGGGGGTGCAAACGGTGCTGCCCCCCGGTTACCTCTGCTGTGGCTACCCCCAGAGCGCCGGGGGCTACGAGGCCCAGGGCCGGCGCTTGACCATGGAGAACCGCGTCCTCTTCCACCGCATCGCCAACACACTTAATTATCTTGATATTCGTACCGTCGTCGTTTCCTGCGGCACCTGTATGGACCAGTTGCTTCAGTATGAATTCGAGCGCATCTTTCCCGGCTGCCGCCTGTTGGACATCCATGAATATCTGATGGAAAGAGGTGTGACCCTCGCTGGCGGCGCCTTGCCCCAGCGCCGGGCCGAAGCGGCCCCCGTGACCGCTGGAGTGGAATCCTGGACGCGGGGCGGTTCGGGTATCCAGTACCTATATCATGATCCCTGCCATAGTCCCATGAAGACGCATGCCCCCCTCAAGGTTGCCGCCAGCCTCTTGGGCCAGCCTGTCACCCTCACCGACCGCTGCTGCGGCGAGGCTGGTACCCTGGGCACCGCCCGCCCGGATATCGCCAGCCAACTTCGATATCGCAAGGAGGAATCCCTGGTTCAGGGCATCCGCGCCCTCACTGGCCGCGACCGCGCCCAAGGTGACGTCAAGCTGTTGACCGCTTGCCCCGCCTGCCAGCAGGGCCTGGCCAAGTTTGGCGACGAAACGGGCTTGACCACGGAGTACATCATCGTAGAACTTGCCAACCAACGCTTGGGTAGGGGGTGGGAAAAGCAATTCCTCGATCGAGTAGGTGGAGTGGGTATCGAGCGAGTGTTGCTGTAA
- a CDS encoding glycosyltransferase: MTDHISVIIRSMGRSCLAESIASAANQAIEDLEIIVVDSLGKDHPELPDGSGPARIRLIATGARLSRPAAANVGLSAAQGDLLIFLDDDDLFLEGHLSGLRNTLLTHPEAPACYTGVRLIDAAGNELDVYNAPFNSIYLLGNNAFPINSVLFRRSAVLDCKFDETLDIYEDWDFWLQLIRKGPFVHHDAVTALYRVGLSQSGLNIAANNHLRWTGRNSIYQKWKMICSGEEWNAFIESKLHDLNELRCELMEKDRAQEQFKDQLFKVESVRNELQNALELSREENARVEQHCDHLENIMDISREHNARVQKDRDQLDNALKCSHDHLRRVEKDRDQLERDRDYYHRVFLDIEQSAFWRLTGPLRHTLILIKKLQPSTDIIWRSMRWGFHKLPASEGSKRRMQDCLYQRMPRLFRELPSYQFRVMNIAPTSFAGSGTAIDSYSTFALEDLLPSCSVLDLKTPDIQVDVIIPIYDGIETTRRCLERVINAKTRIENRIILINDASPRPEIRSLLDALPRNERLLVLHNDENLGFTATVNRGMVLSKEHDVVLLNSDTEVPDGWLDRLVAQAYQSPTIGTVTPFSNNATICSYPNLPGEARFPDGETLETLDLLIQEVNRGRFTDLPTAVGFCMYIKRGCLNSVGLFDVETFGRGYGEENDFCLRASLQGWRHILAADLFVFHAGEVSFGTGSSPSKLYAAGIIRERYPDYEANVADFVRRDPARPWRLALTAARLRRRSQPVILMISHGLGGGVDKHLRDLAPILSDEGARVLILRSMPGKPQLAALELVHGADEFTIQIPTGDQARLAEIIKAFGVSLVHIHHIMHWAIDLQALLARLSLPFLFTVHDYYTLCPRVNLMGPLHSAYCGEPDQNGCLECLKELPRSETTDIFYWRARHAWLFHDALTIICPSQDAASRCLKYYPQAYARMRSVYHEPLPSDNITPLSYEINANQPLRVVVLGVLARHKGLDLVLDLARLAVRRKYPIQIILVGFSTEIVPNALNGVISQTGTYTDQELNRLILEKRPHLVWFPSRCPETYSYTLTTVLNMGLPILAPRLGAFPERLRHYTIAWGYDVDATTTVLLSWLERFKGLRLKGAWPEADAQVSPIQPLAEDVSWYLANYLALTSGDGDVRPFDLSHDPNSVVVVSDQLGSHPSPCGYIRLLMPLAASIQNPSFRFASPDAALHYRVTNIITQRLAFPDRSSLDGLLHKISQQGCRLIYDLDDDLLALDSSHGEEGHYRRMKGLVADLIKNASEVWVSTPELADRISGLNSHFRVIPNRLGKILWRLLENNLSDDQPLRILYMGTMTHARDWKMVEPALKRVISRHGPKVEIHLVGIDEVNRLPSWAILHQPPPGVAIVYPAFVHWLQSLAPFSVGIAPLTPDAFNTAKSGIKFMDYTALGAVTLASDLLPYQEVIRHGENGILVPGQSSEPWEQALEMVIGSQELRQRLLLQARQDWLLHHSYGSSLECILPI, from the coding sequence ATGACCGATCATATCAGTGTAATCATCCGGAGCATGGGACGTTCATGCCTTGCCGAATCTATTGCCTCGGCCGCAAACCAAGCGATCGAGGATCTCGAAATTATTGTTGTGGATTCCCTGGGTAAGGATCATCCAGAACTTCCTGATGGCTCTGGCCCGGCCCGGATTCGATTGATAGCCACGGGAGCAAGGCTGTCTCGCCCAGCCGCAGCCAATGTTGGCCTGTCCGCTGCCCAAGGCGACCTGCTGATTTTTCTGGATGATGATGATCTCTTTCTTGAAGGTCATCTTTCTGGCCTGAGAAACACACTGCTAACTCATCCCGAGGCGCCAGCCTGTTACACCGGGGTACGCCTCATTGATGCTGCTGGAAATGAGCTTGATGTGTACAACGCCCCTTTTAACTCTATATACTTATTGGGGAATAATGCTTTCCCTATTAACTCGGTTCTTTTTCGTCGGTCCGCCGTTTTGGATTGTAAATTCGACGAAACTCTTGATATCTATGAAGACTGGGATTTCTGGCTTCAATTGATCCGAAAAGGACCATTTGTACATCACGATGCGGTTACCGCTCTGTATCGAGTTGGCTTAAGTCAGTCAGGATTAAATATTGCGGCAAATAATCATCTGCGATGGACGGGGCGGAACAGTATTTATCAAAAGTGGAAAATGATCTGCAGTGGCGAGGAATGGAATGCGTTTATAGAGTCAAAATTGCATGACCTGAATGAATTGAGATGTGAATTAATGGAAAAAGACCGCGCGCAAGAGCAATTTAAAGATCAATTATTTAAAGTAGAAAGTGTCCGCAATGAACTTCAAAATGCTTTGGAACTCTCGCGTGAAGAAAACGCTAGGGTAGAGCAGCATTGCGATCACCTCGAAAACATTATGGACATTTCTCGTGAGCATAATGCAAGGGTGCAAAAGGATCGGGATCAACTCGACAATGCCCTGAAGTGTTCGCATGACCATCTCCGCCGGGTGGAAAAGGATCGCGATCAGCTAGAGCGGGATCGTGATTATTATCACCGCGTATTTTTGGATATCGAACAATCGGCATTCTGGCGTTTGACAGGGCCTCTACGTCATACGCTAATTCTCATTAAAAAACTACAGCCATCAACTGATATCATCTGGAGATCGATGCGGTGGGGTTTTCATAAGCTACCAGCATCCGAAGGTTCAAAACGCCGAATGCAGGATTGTTTATATCAAAGGATGCCACGATTATTCCGGGAACTCCCGTCCTACCAGTTTCGGGTGATGAATATTGCCCCGACAAGCTTTGCTGGTTCGGGTACAGCGATTGATTCTTATTCTACCTTCGCCTTGGAGGATTTGCTGCCGTCGTGTTCGGTTTTGGATTTAAAAACCCCTGATATACAAGTCGATGTGATTATCCCTATATACGACGGAATCGAAACAACCCGACGTTGTTTGGAACGAGTCATTAATGCCAAAACACGGATTGAAAATCGAATTATTCTAATCAATGACGCATCACCGCGCCCGGAAATTCGTTCTCTCCTGGATGCGCTGCCGCGGAACGAGAGACTCCTGGTTCTGCATAATGACGAGAATCTTGGGTTTACCGCCACGGTCAACCGGGGTATGGTGCTATCCAAGGAGCACGATGTCGTTCTGCTTAATAGCGACACCGAAGTTCCCGACGGCTGGCTGGATAGGTTGGTTGCCCAGGCCTATCAATCACCGACCATCGGTACCGTCACCCCCTTTTCCAACAATGCGACAATTTGCAGCTATCCGAACTTACCAGGCGAGGCACGATTCCCGGATGGCGAAACACTGGAGACGCTGGATTTATTGATCCAGGAAGTGAATCGGGGGCGGTTCACTGATCTGCCTACCGCCGTTGGCTTTTGCATGTACATCAAGCGCGGCTGTTTGAATAGCGTTGGGCTTTTCGATGTGGAAACCTTTGGAAGAGGTTATGGCGAGGAAAATGATTTCTGTTTGCGGGCCAGTCTCCAGGGTTGGAGGCACATCCTTGCGGCCGATCTCTTTGTTTTCCATGCGGGAGAGGTCAGTTTTGGAACGGGAAGCAGTCCCTCGAAGCTATACGCGGCCGGCATTATTCGTGAACGATATCCTGATTATGAGGCCAATGTCGCTGACTTTGTAAGGAGGGATCCGGCTCGTCCATGGCGGCTGGCACTAACAGCGGCTCGATTGCGTAGGCGGAGCCAACCCGTCATCCTCATGATTTCCCATGGACTTGGTGGCGGGGTCGATAAGCATTTGCGTGATTTGGCTCCTATATTAAGCGATGAAGGAGCTCGGGTGCTGATCCTGCGTTCCATGCCAGGGAAACCCCAGCTTGCCGCTCTTGAACTGGTTCATGGGGCGGATGAATTTACTATCCAGATCCCAACGGGAGATCAAGCCAGATTAGCAGAGATAATCAAGGCATTTGGCGTCAGCCTTGTGCATATTCACCATATCATGCACTGGGCCATCGATTTACAGGCCTTGCTTGCCCGACTGAGTCTCCCCTTTCTGTTCACTGTTCATGACTACTATACGCTCTGTCCACGAGTGAATCTGATGGGTCCGCTGCATTCGGCTTACTGTGGCGAACCGGATCAGAACGGGTGCCTTGAATGTCTTAAGGAATTGCCCCGATCGGAAACCACGGATATATTTTATTGGCGTGCCCGTCATGCATGGTTGTTTCATGATGCCCTGACAATTATCTGCCCAAGTCAGGACGCGGCATCCAGATGCTTAAAATACTATCCCCAGGCTTATGCGAGGATGCGGTCTGTGTATCACGAACCGTTGCCGTCGGATAATATTACTCCTCTATCTTATGAAATTAACGCGAATCAACCCCTCCGGGTTGTTGTTCTGGGTGTTTTGGCTCGTCATAAGGGGCTTGATCTGGTTCTGGATTTGGCGAGGTTGGCGGTTCGGCGGAAATACCCGATCCAAATTATCTTGGTTGGATTTTCCACGGAGATCGTTCCGAATGCCCTCAATGGCGTGATATCTCAAACGGGTACCTACACTGATCAAGAACTTAACCGCCTTATCCTGGAAAAGCGACCACATCTGGTTTGGTTTCCTTCGCGGTGCCCGGAAACCTATAGTTATACCTTGACTACCGTACTCAACATGGGGCTCCCCATTCTTGCCCCGCGCCTGGGAGCCTTTCCCGAACGATTGCGTCACTACACCATCGCCTGGGGTTATGATGTCGATGCGACAACCACGGTGCTTCTTTCTTGGTTGGAGCGCTTTAAAGGTTTGCGACTCAAGGGAGCTTGGCCTGAGGCGGATGCTCAAGTATCCCCCATACAGCCTTTAGCCGAAGACGTATCCTGGTACCTAGCTAATTATTTGGCATTGACCAGTGGTGATGGCGATGTTCGTCCCTTTGACCTGAGCCATGACCCTAATTCAGTGGTCGTGGTTTCGGATCAGCTCGGATCGCACCCTAGCCCCTGTGGCTATATTCGTTTGCTGATGCCGCTGGCTGCCAGTATCCAAAATCCCTCTTTTCGATTTGCATCCCCAGATGCCGCCTTGCACTATCGGGTAACAAATATCATAACCCAAAGATTGGCATTCCCGGATCGGTCAAGTTTGGATGGGTTACTACACAAGATAAGTCAGCAGGGTTGTCGGTTGATTTACGATCTTGATGATGACCTCCTGGCATTGGATAGCTCCCATGGCGAGGAAGGCCATTATCGCCGGATGAAAGGCCTAGTGGCGGATTTGATAAAAAATGCTAGCGAGGTTTGGGTATCGACCCCTGAACTCGCAGATCGGATTTCTGGATTAAATTCTCATTTCAGGGTAATCCCCAATCGCCTGGGGAAGATCCTCTGGCGCCTTTTGGAAAATAATTTATCCGACGACCAGCCGTTACGCATCCTGTATATGGGGACCATGACCCACGCTCGGGATTGGAAGATGGTTGAGCCAGCGCTAAAGCGAGTTATCAGTCGTCATGGCCCAAAAGTAGAGATACACCTTGTGGGTATTGATGAAGTCAATCGCCTCCCGTCTTGGGCCATCCTGCATCAGCCGCCTCCGGGTGTGGCGATAGTCTATCCCGCCTTCGTTCACTGGCTGCAAAGCCTGGCGCCGTTTTCCGTTGGGATCGCGCCTTTGACCCCCGATGCATTCAATACTGCCAAAAGTGGTATTAAATTCATGGACTATACCGCACTTGGCGCGGTTACCCTGGCCTCCGATCTTCTTCCCTACCAAGAAGTTATCCGTCATGGTGAAAATGGCATCCTGGTACCAGGTCAGTCTAGCGAGCCCTGGGAGCAGGCACTAGAAATGGTCATTGGGAGTCAGGAGTTGCGGCAGAGGTTATTGCTTCAGGCGCGACAAGATTGGTTACTTCATCACAGCTATGGCTCCTCGTTGGAGTGCATCTTACCTATTTAG
- a CDS encoding 16S rRNA (uracil(1498)-N(3))-methyltransferase, whose protein sequence is MRRTRVYVDLPLAADQDLSLPAPAVQHLVQVLRLRPGDAFIVFNGDGRDYPAAILTAHRQGVVIRIGEPGEPEPPLPLGVHLGIGISKGERMDFSIQKAVELGVAEVTPLFAGRVMVRLAGDRLANRQEHWQGILIAACEQSGRRRLPRLNPVQVLDTWVVQGHPCPLLLDHRARRSLPSLARPGPALTLLIGPEGGLAPTERERAYQSGFTGVRLGTRILRTETAPLAALAIVQALWGDLRD, encoded by the coding sequence ATGCGCCGGACCCGGGTTTATGTGGATCTGCCGTTGGCGGCCGATCAGGACCTGTCCCTGCCCGCCCCGGCGGTCCAGCACCTGGTTCAGGTGTTGCGCCTGCGGCCCGGTGACGCCTTCATCGTCTTTAATGGCGATGGCCGTGATTATCCCGCCGCGATACTCACCGCCCACCGGCAGGGGGTAGTGATCCGGATTGGCGAGCCAGGGGAGCCCGAACCCCCCTTGCCCCTCGGCGTCCACCTGGGGATCGGTATCTCCAAGGGCGAGCGCATGGACTTCTCGATCCAAAAGGCGGTTGAGTTGGGCGTCGCCGAGGTCACGCCCCTCTTCGCCGGACGCGTCATGGTGCGGTTGGCCGGTGACCGCCTGGCCAACCGCCAGGAGCACTGGCAGGGCATCCTGATTGCCGCTTGCGAACAAAGCGGACGTCGGCGCCTACCCCGGCTGAACCCCGTCCAGGTTCTGGATACCTGGGTCGTCCAGGGACACCCCTGCCCCCTGCTGTTGGATCATCGCGCCCGCCGCTCCCTGCCCAGCCTCGCCCGGCCAGGGCCGGCCCTGACCCTGCTGATCGGACCCGAAGGGGGCCTGGCCCCCACTGAACGCGAGCGCGCCTACCAAAGCGGCTTCACCGGCGTGCGTCTCGGTACGCGCATCCTGCGCACCGAGACGGCCCCGCTAGCGGCCCTTGCCATTGTCCAGGCCCTGTGGGGCGACCTGAGGGATTAA
- a CDS encoding DUF423 domain-containing protein — MQRILLTCGALYGALAVALGAFGAHALKARLAPELLAHWGTATQYLAVHALALLATGMLIESQPSPRRSLTLAGQAFLLGTTIFSGSLFLRVLLDMPSLGMVTPMGGALLILGWLLLAFGLWRQG; from the coding sequence ATGCAGCGCATCCTTCTGACCTGCGGCGCCCTCTATGGCGCCCTAGCGGTGGCCTTGGGTGCCTTTGGCGCCCATGCCCTCAAGGCCCGGCTGGCCCCCGAGCTCCTGGCCCACTGGGGCACGGCCACCCAGTATCTCGCCGTGCACGCCCTGGCCCTGCTGGCCACCGGCATGCTCATCGAGAGCCAACCCTCCCCCCGTCGTTCGCTAACCCTGGCGGGCCAGGCATTCCTCCTGGGCACGACCATTTTCAGCGGTAGCCTCTTCTTACGGGTCTTGCTGGACATGCCCTCCTTGGGCATGGTCACGCCCATGGGCGGTGCCCTGCTCATCCTTGGCTGGCTGCTGCTGGCCTTCGGTCTCTGGCGGCAGGGTTAA
- the aprB gene encoding adenylyl-sulfate reductase subunit beta: MPTFVRTDKCDGCKGQDKTACMYICPHDLMKLDRDGSDTGHAMKAFNQEPEQCWECYSCVKICPQQAIECRHYADIVPLGGSVQPLRGSDSIMWTIKFRNGTLKRFKFPIRTTPEGSIDPYGGKPTASLANIAATGFFTGSADGGVTKGYRPGNPAELIRK, encoded by the coding sequence ATGCCAACTTTTGTGCGTACTGACAAGTGCGATGGCTGCAAGGGCCAGGATAAAACCGCTTGCATGTACATCTGCCCCCACGACCTGATGAAGCTCGATCGTGACGGTTCCGACACTGGCCATGCTATGAAGGCCTTTAACCAGGAGCCCGAGCAGTGCTGGGAATGTTACTCCTGCGTCAAGATCTGCCCGCAGCAGGCCATTGAGTGCCGGCATTACGCGGACATCGTGCCCCTGGGTGGCTCCGTCCAGCCCCTGCGTGGTTCCGACTCCATCATGTGGACTATCAAATTCCGCAACGGCACCCTCAAGCGCTTCAAGTTTCCCATCCGCACCACCCCGGAAGGCTCCATCGATCCTTACGGCGGCAAGCCTACTGCCTCCCTGGCCAACATCGCGGCGACCGGTTTCTTCACCGGCAGTGCCGATGGCGGCGTGACCAAGGGTTATCGTCCTGGTAATCCCGCCGAACTGATCCGCAAGTAA